One window from the genome of Magnolia sinica isolate HGM2019 chromosome 4, MsV1, whole genome shotgun sequence encodes:
- the LOC131242487 gene encoding abscisic acid 8'-hydroxylase 4-like — translation MGHVLIYLLLLPLLFTLLLSYLIWRKHNKRSCQTWPGLRLPPGSMGWPYIGETFRFYSQNPNVFFATKQRRYGEIFKTHLLGCPCVMLGSPEAARFVLVNQAHLFKPTYPKSKEKMIGPSALFFHQGDYHTRLRKLVQGSLSPEAIRSLVPGIASIAVSALESWAGGAVVNTFHEMEKFSFDVGILSIFGQLDSRYKEELKKNYCIVDQGYNSFPTNIPGTAYKNAVLARKRLSEIVSEIVDERKENRVVEKDLLGVLMNSKDDKGDFLTDEQITDNIVGVLFAAQDTTASVLTWILKYLHDNPKLLEGVRTEQMAIYESNEGGKPLTWAQTRNMPLTRKVILESLRMASIISFTFREAVADVEYKGYLIPKGWKVMPLFRNIHHNPEFFPDPHKFDPSRFEVSPKPNTFMPFGTGMHACPGNELAKLEMLIFVHHLVTKFRWEVVGPQSGIQYGPFPVPVHGLPARFWKESGSQ, via the exons ATGGGTCATGTTCTTATCTACCTTCTCCTCCTCCCCTTACTCTTTACTCTTCTACTTTCCTATCTGATTTGGAGAAAACACAATAAGAGATCATGCCAAACATGGCCTGGATTGAGACTCCCACCAGGGTCAATGGGCTGGCCTTatataggagagaccttcagattCTACTCTCAAAACCCAAATGTCTTCTTTGCCACTAAGCAGAGAAG GTATGGGGAGATATTCAAGACCCATTTACTTGGGTGCCCTTGTGTGATGCTGGGTAGCCCAGAGGCGGCTCGGTTCGTGCTGGTGAACCAAGCCCACTTGTTCAAGCCCACCTATCCAAAAAGCAAGGAGAAGATGATAGGCCCATCTGCCCTCTTCTTCCACCAAGGGGACTACCATACTAGGCTGAGGAAGCTGGTGCAGGGATCCCTGTCGCCTGAGGCCATCCGGAGTCTCGTCCCTGGCATCGCATCGATCGCTGTCTCTGCACTGGAATCGTGGGCTGGCGGTGCAGTTGTTAACACCTTTCATGAGATGGAGAAG TTCTCTTTTGATGTGGGCATTCTCTCCATCTTTGGTCAATTGGACTCCCGATACAAAGAAGAGCTGAAGAAGAACTACTGTATAGTAGATCAAGGCTACAATTCATTCCCAACAAACATTCCGGGAACTGCATACAAAAATGCAGTTTTG GCAAGGAAAAGACTAAGTGAGATAGTGAGTGAGATTGTGGATGAGAGGAAAGAGAATAGAGTTGTAGAGAAGGATCTGTTGGGTGTTCTTATGAATTCAAAAGATGATAAGGGAGATTTCCTGACCGACGAACAGATCACTGATAACATTGTCGGCGTCCTCTTCGCCGCGCAAGACACCACGGCAAGTGTCCTAACATGGATTCTCAAATACCTCCATGACAACCCAAAACTTTTAGAAGGTGTAAGG ACCGAACAAATGGCAATATATGAATCAAATGAAGGAGGAAAGCCCCTGACATGGGCTCAAACAAGAAACATGCCACTTACACGTAAG GTTATACTAGAGAGTTTGAGGATGGCAAGCATCATATCATTCACGTTTAGGGAAGCAGTTGCTGATGTGGAGTACAAAG GATATCTGATTCCCAAAGGTTGGAAGGTGATGCCTTTATTCAGGAACATTCATCACAACCCGGAATTCTTCCCAGATCCTCACAAGTTTGACCCTTCAAGATTCGAG GTTTCACCAAAGCCCAATACTTTCATGCCATTTGGCACTGGGATGCATGCATGCCCTGGAAATGAGCTCGCCAAGCTGGAGATGCTGATCTTCGTACATCATCTGGTGACGAAATTTAG GTGGGAAGTGGTGGGACCCCAAAGTGGGATTCAGTATGGCCCATTTCCAGTGCCTGTGCATGGCCTCCCAGCCAGGTTTTGGAAGGAGTCAGGAAGCCAATGA